The following coding sequences lie in one Nitrospiria bacterium genomic window:
- a CDS encoding universal stress protein UspA translates to FLDKTIFEAAAKAEGGLETETAYDDIQLQWTEEARKVLRMIPPGFQRRRAKAKVDKSGRKKGLTVITKEFAVPLLETEGLNLNEVLAMDKLHWTQEAIQRLEKVPSGYMRDCTRGMIEQHAQKLGADTISLEIANAGIEEGKRTMEEAMKNPAVLNEILAKFKTAKAAEERPNA, encoded by the coding sequence GTTTCTGGACAAAACCATCTTCGAGGCCGCCGCCAAGGCCGAGGGAGGGCTGGAAACCGAAACGGCTTATGACGACATCCAGCTCCAATGGACGGAGGAAGCGCGAAAGGTCCTTCGGATGATTCCGCCGGGTTTCCAACGAAGGCGTGCGAAGGCCAAGGTAGACAAATCGGGCCGCAAGAAAGGCTTGACGGTCATCACCAAAGAGTTTGCCGTCCCCCTTTTGGAAACCGAGGGACTCAACCTCAACGAGGTCTTGGCGATGGATAAGCTCCACTGGACACAGGAAGCGATTCAACGACTCGAGAAGGTCCCGTCGGGTTACATGCGTGACTGCACGCGCGGCATGATCGAACAGCACGCACAAAAGCTGGGAGCCGATACCATCTCCCTGGAGATCGCAAACGCCGGCATCGAGGAAGGCAAGCGGACGATGGAAGAGGCCATGAAAAACCCGGCCGTGCTCAACGAAATTCTCGCGAAGTTTAAAACGGCCAAAGCGGCCGAAGAGCGACCCAACGCCTGA
- a CDS encoding cytochrome P460 family protein, with protein sequence MKKLLLVAVSIFTLGFAAVALTETAPQSVTPKDGELPFPADYKSWPKFLSEVQRPAIKQIRELYLNPKGATASAGKEFPYGTVFVMENYKAREKADGTLEFKADGKLAKSDLATIFVMAKGEGWDKDMPDNLKTGSWVYSAYASDGKPLAEDFTKCRGCHIPMAQKDFVHRYDEYFEQRVHDHH encoded by the coding sequence ATGAAGAAGTTATTGCTCGTTGCTGTTTCTATATTTACGCTGGGTTTTGCGGCCGTGGCGCTGACTGAGACCGCTCCGCAGTCGGTAACGCCGAAGGACGGTGAACTTCCTTTTCCGGCGGACTACAAGTCGTGGCCGAAGTTTCTGTCGGAAGTCCAGCGGCCGGCCATTAAACAGATCCGGGAGCTATACCTCAATCCCAAAGGGGCCACGGCATCCGCCGGAAAGGAGTTTCCTTACGGAACGGTTTTCGTGATGGAAAACTATAAGGCAAGGGAGAAAGCCGATGGGACGCTGGAATTCAAAGCGGACGGTAAGCTTGCGAAGAGCGATCTGGCGACGATCTTCGTCATGGCGAAAGGCGAAGGCTGGGACAAGGATATGCCGGACAACCTCAAGACGGGGTCATGGGTCTATTCGGCCTATGCTTCGGATGGGAAGCCGTTGGCCGAGGACTTCACCAAGTGCCGCGGATGTCATATTCCGATGGCGCAGAAGGACTTCGTCCACCGGTACGACGAGTACTTTGAACAACGTGTGCACGATCACCACTGA
- a CDS encoding biopolymer transporter ExbD: MAMGSFDGRSRQGPMAEMNVVPLVDVMLVLLVIFIITAPLLTHAVKIDLPKASSAPNLTRPDHIELAIRQDGTLFWNGESVTLEELKSRFANEAQREPQPELHIHADRLAYYDSVAKVMAAAAKAGLGRIGFVTQPERDD; the protein is encoded by the coding sequence ATGGCGATGGGTAGTTTTGACGGACGTAGTCGACAGGGTCCGATGGCGGAGATGAACGTCGTCCCGTTGGTCGACGTGATGCTGGTGCTCTTGGTGATCTTCATTATCACGGCGCCGCTATTGACTCACGCGGTGAAGATTGATTTGCCCAAAGCCTCGAGCGCCCCCAACCTCACCCGGCCGGACCACATCGAATTGGCCATTCGGCAGGACGGCACCCTGTTCTGGAACGGTGAGTCGGTCACATTGGAAGAGCTCAAATCGCGGTTTGCTAACGAGGCTCAGCGGGAACCGCAGCCGGAGTTGCATATCCATGCCGACCGGCTGGCCTATTACGACTCGGTTGCCAAGGTCATGGCGGCCGCCGCCAAGGCCGGGCTCGGTCGGATCGGGTTTGTCACTCAGCCGGAGAGGGATGATTGA
- a CDS encoding MotA/TolQ/ExbB proton channel family protein produces MEHTFGFAHFLTQTDLLGKGVIAALLVLSMASWYLILTKALANFLVQRRSAAFLSRFWEAESLKAVSDVVESWPSENAFAKLAIDALNAVGDCERQVSQKLAAAVGRGELLTRTLRNGIDQEAARVEQGLTVLASAGSSAPYIGLFGTVWAIYHALVNIGLSGQGTLDKVAGPVGEALIMTALGLAVAIPAVLAYNAFNRRNRMWLAKLDAFAHDLYVLITVGVKAGGSAGDGPSSRSEGSRHGDG; encoded by the coding sequence ATGGAGCACACGTTCGGATTTGCCCACTTTCTCACGCAGACGGACCTATTGGGCAAGGGAGTGATCGCCGCCCTTCTCGTGCTGTCCATGGCGAGTTGGTATTTGATCCTGACCAAGGCCCTGGCCAATTTTCTGGTGCAACGGCGCTCGGCGGCGTTTCTTTCACGGTTTTGGGAGGCCGAATCGCTCAAGGCGGTGAGTGATGTGGTTGAGAGCTGGCCGAGCGAAAATGCCTTCGCCAAGCTGGCCATTGACGCGTTGAATGCGGTGGGCGATTGCGAGCGACAGGTCTCACAGAAGCTCGCGGCGGCCGTGGGCCGTGGCGAATTGCTGACGCGGACACTGCGCAACGGAATCGATCAGGAAGCGGCGCGAGTCGAACAGGGTCTGACCGTGCTGGCCTCCGCGGGCTCGTCGGCGCCCTACATCGGGTTGTTCGGCACCGTATGGGCGATCTACCACGCGCTGGTGAACATTGGTTTGTCCGGCCAGGGCACACTGGACAAGGTGGCGGGCCCGGTGGGGGAGGCGCTGATCATGACCGCGCTCGGACTCGCCGTGGCGATTCCCGCCGTACTGGCCTACAACGCCTTCAACCGGCGCAATCGGATGTGGCTGGCCAAGCTGGACGCGTTTGCCCACGACCTGTACGTGCTGATCACGGTCGGTGTCAAGGCCGGCGGTTCGGCCGGGGATGGTCCATCCTCGCGTTCTGAAGGGAGTCGTCATGGCGATGGGTAG
- a CDS encoding energy transducer TonB has translation MTWDRLAGLLVMLALHGAGLFALWQYRVQITPQEAVTLFVNFINPPPPAQQPEPPKPRILPKPVKPEPPPPETPQLVVEAPVVTPEEPAAPPPPEQVIEAPPKPAGPVMLASELADTCPKRFPPEYPPTSRKLGEQGRVVLWVELDEQGRMSSARVETSSGSKRLDDAALAAVKTWRCSPAMRNGTAVRAAALQPFVFKLEGR, from the coding sequence TTGACCTGGGACAGACTGGCGGGACTGCTGGTCATGCTTGCATTGCACGGTGCGGGGTTGTTTGCGTTATGGCAGTACCGGGTTCAAATCACCCCGCAGGAGGCGGTCACCCTCTTCGTGAACTTCATCAATCCGCCGCCACCGGCCCAACAGCCGGAGCCGCCTAAACCCAGGATTTTGCCCAAACCGGTCAAGCCGGAGCCGCCTCCGCCGGAGACTCCGCAACTTGTGGTCGAAGCCCCCGTGGTGACGCCGGAAGAGCCGGCGGCGCCGCCACCACCCGAGCAGGTTATCGAGGCCCCGCCCAAGCCGGCTGGTCCGGTGATGCTTGCCTCCGAGCTCGCGGACACCTGCCCAAAGCGTTTTCCCCCGGAGTATCCTCCGACGTCCCGTAAGCTGGGCGAACAGGGACGGGTCGTTCTCTGGGTGGAACTGGACGAACAGGGACGCATGAGCTCCGCCCGCGTCGAGACCAGCAGCGGGTCCAAGCGGCTCGATGACGCGGCCCTGGCCGCTGTGAAAACCTGGCGTTGCAGTCCGGCCATGCGAAACGGGACGGCGGTACGCGCGGCGGCGCTTCAACCTTTCGTGTTTAAGCTGGAGGGACGGTGA
- a CDS encoding PepSY domain-containing protein yields the protein MTTADQSPSRKPWFDYRAVWRWHFYAGLFCIPFVLFLAVTGSIYLFRPQIEPWLDRPYDHLVVTGHPASAEARVGAALAAVPGSVLHSYELPKSPNAATQIIVKRRAEDVRVYVHPETLQILKTVKEMDRLMNVIFYLHGELLLKNTGSTIVELAASWAIIMIVTGLYLWWPRQGRGLAGVVYPRFNGGTRLFWRDLHAVTGVWVSSLALFLLVTGLPWAFVWGSYLQKVRDLTHTAVAKPDWPVGHPEGEPGQVPPAAAGGTTAIPAEHAAHMARAGGKGEAARNPADYSPIDRLVGVVAPLSLAPPVLISPPDKDSPNWTARSEAQNRTLRVDLVLDGTTGAILKREDFKDRLLVDRLVGIGVAAHEGQLFGWPNQLLGVLTASGLILLSVSSVNMWWRRRPAGVLGAPDPIQNPRFSIGLGVLILIFAVYLPLFGLSMLVVKIIEKLILRRIPAVRDWLGLTMAAIRSG from the coding sequence ATGACGACAGCGGATCAATCACCATCTCGTAAGCCTTGGTTCGATTATCGGGCCGTGTGGCGGTGGCATTTTTATGCCGGCCTCTTCTGCATCCCCTTTGTCCTCTTTCTGGCGGTCACCGGCTCCATCTATCTATTCCGGCCCCAAATAGAGCCCTGGCTCGACCGTCCCTACGACCATCTCGTGGTGACGGGACACCCCGCCAGCGCGGAGGCCCGCGTCGGAGCCGCGCTCGCCGCCGTTCCCGGATCGGTTCTGCACTCGTATGAACTGCCGAAATCGCCGAATGCCGCAACCCAGATCATCGTCAAGCGGCGGGCCGAGGACGTCCGTGTGTACGTTCACCCTGAAACCCTGCAAATTCTCAAGACCGTCAAAGAAATGGACCGGCTGATGAATGTGATCTTCTACTTGCACGGCGAGTTGCTCCTGAAAAACACGGGATCGACGATTGTGGAACTGGCGGCTTCCTGGGCGATCATTATGATCGTCACCGGCCTTTATCTCTGGTGGCCGAGACAGGGTCGGGGCCTGGCCGGCGTCGTCTATCCGCGTTTCAACGGCGGGACACGCCTTTTCTGGCGCGATCTGCACGCGGTTACCGGAGTCTGGGTATCGAGCCTCGCGCTGTTTCTCTTGGTAACGGGTCTGCCCTGGGCTTTTGTGTGGGGCAGCTATTTACAAAAGGTTCGTGATCTAACCCACACTGCGGTCGCAAAGCCGGACTGGCCCGTCGGCCATCCCGAAGGTGAGCCGGGACAGGTGCCGCCGGCTGCGGCCGGAGGCACGACGGCAATACCGGCGGAACATGCGGCCCATATGGCCCGTGCAGGGGGAAAAGGGGAGGCGGCTCGGAATCCGGCGGACTATTCCCCGATCGACCGGCTGGTGGGCGTTGTGGCTCCACTCAGCCTCGCCCCTCCGGTTTTGATCTCTCCGCCCGACAAGGACTCCCCGAACTGGACGGCCAGGTCGGAGGCTCAGAACAGGACCTTGCGCGTCGATCTTGTCCTGGACGGCACGACCGGCGCGATTCTCAAACGGGAAGATTTTAAAGACCGTCTGTTGGTGGATCGACTCGTGGGGATCGGCGTCGCGGCCCACGAAGGGCAACTTTTCGGCTGGCCGAATCAACTCCTGGGCGTGCTGACCGCCTCCGGTCTTATTCTCCTGAGCGTCAGCTCCGTGAACATGTGGTGGCGGAGGCGTCCCGCCGGCGTGCTTGGCGCGCCGGATCCGATCCAAAATCCTCGCTTTTCGATCGGGCTTGGCGTCCTGATCTTGATCTTCGCCGTCTATCTGCCGCTGTTCGGCCTGTCCATGCTTGTGGTGAAGATCATCGAAAAACTGATCCTGCGTCGCATCCCCGCCGTTCGCGACTGGTTGGGGTTGACTATGGCGGCGATCAGATCGGGATAG